The nucleotide sequence CTAATTACAGGACTCTGCATGAGTCTTTCAGgctgtgcgtgtatgtgtgtatgtctgctCCTGTATTTCTATCTTCAAAGGCTGTTTGAAGACTGTATCTTGGGTTTAGAATTATATTTAGATTAAGGTTTAAGTAAAAATTGATGTTAGACTTATTAGAGATGATGTTAAAATTAGGGTTATGGGATGCAAAGCTAGGGCCCAATTTTAATACCACACAGATAAAAATAGGGTTCTTCATGTGGTCAGCGGAGGGACCTCATGAAGACAAGATACACAAggatgtttatgtgtgttgttgtgtcccCCGGCACTGGTTATAGTTTAAACTTTCTGACTCCATGACTGGTAGCAGTTGGCTGGCAGCCTCTCTGTGGGAGGTGCAGCATATTACGATCTAATAAATTAATCCGACAGGGATTAGTCTCTTTGAAGAAAAGCCTGGAGTCGACTCTGTGAACCttctctcgctccctctctctctcatcagcAGCAAAATCTATTCATCAGCACACAACATCATGTTTCCTGATATTTTGCTGGGCTTGTGTGAAAAGTCCAACTTAGGATCCATTTTAACCACACAGAATTGAGTCTTTCAGTCTTTGCATGAGCAAAGGACactttaaagttttattcacatttatgaatccaaaataaacagaaagacatttttcatgtgGAGAAATGATTGAGGACTGAAGGTTGAACGTCGGACAATAGGAATCAAAGGTTGAGGAAGGGGAGAGTCCCCTATAGGATTCGAATGGTCATCACTCTAACAGGAGTAACTAGAGGAAGCACTACCAACAATACAGCTGGCTGTAACATGAAACCTgctagagtgtgtgtgtgtgtgtgtgtgtatctgttagCTGGAACGTGGAGTCTCCTTACCTGTTGTTATTCACGAGTGGTTCAGAGAGTGCTCGGCAGTACGATGAAGGGAACCAGCCCCTCCTGAGGAgatagagacacagagaggagccAAGTTAGAGATGATTACATCTGTGGTCTATCCTACTGCCAGTCTCCTTGTCAGCTCTCATTGCACAGAAATTCTCTAAATGATTGCAGGACAGCGGTGAAGAGCTCTGTTGCTCTAACCTTTACTCAGTGGCTTTCTCCATCTCTTAATTAGaagatacagagacagagaaggaatACAGAGACAGTTACAGAGACATACAGGCAGAtctgctcctttttttccccccacattgAGAATTGTCAAGATAATTTAGAGCTATTCTAGCCCTTTCTATTGTTGCATATACTGTGTGGATGCATACCTAGGTAACTATGGTAGCAAAAAGCGGTGATTCGTCATAGAAAAGACATCCTGGTGAACAGATGctttgcaaacacaaacatcaaattATCACCACAGGGTACtattttaaatgcttttctCTTAACATATCCTCCCTGTTGGTTGGAGACTGAATGTTTTCCATCTTTTCTATGGTGCAAAGGAAATCAATGACTTGAATGAATCAAGGTCTTGCTTGTTACCTCCAACTTGCGGAGCTGACACAATTTATCAAGTGTTTGTTTAGAACTTGAATCAATCTTTGCACTTGTTATATAAATGAGTCAATGTCAGACATCAGAGACTTGAGGTTTCTAGCGGCTGCAGTTCAAGAAATCATGAAGCAATTTGTtcctgcccacacacacaccaaaattAACTCAACGAGTTGAGAAACATAATGAGAACAATACAAGCTAGTCGAATGATTCAACTGACTGAAGGTGACTTTGCTTTGACAATTTATCAGTTTGACATGATAGAAATGGATTATTTctgatttaaaacacatttaaaagaatTCACATGACAGTACGAAAAGGTTCAGGGAAATAATGAGGGAGATCTAGTCTGTGTCACAAGCTCAGTCCAAGGACTGTGTGTCATTGTGCTGTTATGGTACAAGATTGTTCACTCTTTAATAATCTTTGTGTAGCCAATCAGCCTCTCCCGCCATGtggataaaatgttaatatttacaCAACTGGCTTGGAAAGTAAGTTCCCTTTGTGTACCTGTGATAAAAACGCTCTCAAGTCCTACTGGAAAATACAACTCAGTCAATCACACTGTTACTAAtaacagcttttatttatttagagaagGGTTTTCCACTGAACACACGTTCTGTTTCCAGCACTGTTGTTACCGCTGGTCGCTGAGAGGCTTTGCTGAAACAACCGTGGATTAATAAAAACCTTTCTCAAGGACATCTCACTGGCACAGGTAGCCAGGGGTGTGTATATCTGCTGGAGTCAAAGTCAAAGCGAACATGGTAATTATGTGCTTAGTTACAAGTCAGTTGTCGTTATTTGTCGAATGCTGTGTATTACCATTGCCTTTTTTTGTTCACTGTGATTCAAATGTATCTCTGTCTTGCTGACATTCATTCCTCAGTTCATCCTCAGTATGTGTGGGTATCTGAATAAGTCTGGGTGTTGCCTGGTGAGTTGCTGGGGTACACTATCAAAGCTTatgtaagacaaagaaagaaacccAGTCTGAAACCCAAATGCATCAAAGCCAAACCCACCTGCGGGACAAGAAGCCTAACTCGTCAGATGGTGCGCTCTGATAGACATGATGATGTACACGTTTTTTAGCCTTTAGGCACTTCCTCTCGCCCCCTCTTGCAGCGGCGAGGCAGAAAGACCAAAGTTTTACTTTGTGGCAGCCTCCCTTTTGAAAGCAACTCACAAATGATTCCTTTCTATCCTTGATCAGTTGTTTGGACATATTTGCCAGGTAATTTCCCTTTATAGTGACGAAGATCAAAACTGATGAATGattaaaattcaaaaacacacttCCAAGGGCTTTAGATCAAATCCCTTTTTTGAAAAGTCAGACATCAGAGACCTGAGGAGAGCAGGCTCGCTTGGTGCCTGTTTGTGTGGGAGAGCAGGTGGTACTCtgaacttctctctctgcctcactcCAGTCCGCTATCGTATATCCCACCCTCGGGCCATACTTTACTTTGATTTTCTTATCAGTGAGTGTTCCAGCTTAGGCAGCACTTACCGAGCCTTGAgctgtgtgcatgcgtgtgcgtgGCCAGCATGACAATCAGGCTGTCCAGTTAGGACAGTGCAGTCCAACTCATATCAATCACCTGACTCATTGGAGGATTGCAGATACATATATTGCTTTTCATGTGCAATCGTGTCCCTACTTTACATATAGTATGTGGACAAGACTTCCCTCATTTGTGTGATTAAAGTCTTTATATGACTGGTCAATACAAATGCAGCACATGCGGTTGAACTCACTTTCCGTTCTTCTCCATTTCGCCGTACATCCACCCGTCTTTCTCGTCAGGGATGAGCAGGATGATGGCTTCGCCCTCGTCAAAGCTGAgcagtgtgttgttgttgccGGCGGTGTGGGGGAAGATTGTGCGCACACGTGGCCTCTTCACTATATTGTTTAGGCCCGTGGCAACAGACACAGATCTGGCCAGACTGCCCTCCTCGCTGTTCCCGTGGTCTGGGAGAAAGGGAGGAAGAAAttgaattatttacatttatttgatacaTTTTATCCTGTAATAGGTTTTGCAAAGTGTTGAAAGTTTTGAAAGCCATATACTAAATCCAAACCCAAGTGAAGAGAGTGTCATTGTTCCAGAAAGGCTAAAGGCCATTTACATTTCAGGAGAGAACAGACGGTTCTTGAGCACGCTTGAAGCCTCGCCAGCACAGAGGGAGGTGCTAAATGAAAACCAATGCCATATTCTTAATACCTGTGCTGTTGTTAGTCATGGTGGGTGCGGTGGTGGTGTTGTTCTCCGGAGTGAACATGTTAACCAGAGGGCTGGTCTGAGCCTTTAGAGGTGGGGCTGGAGGTGCAGAGATGTTctgccacagaaaaaaaatgatatatgaatatatatgataCCATTACCACGTTGGAAACTGTGCAGGTGCTGCTATTTAACTATATTAGACTAATCTCTGTCACAACACCATAACAATAGCAGCCTCACAGCCTCAAAAGATAAACATGAACCTTATAAGTATATTTAGCAAGATGCATGAATCTAGTAAAATCCAACATAATTTAAGATCTAAACAAAACTCAATTTAGCTTCTTCATGTCTTGCAGTAATCACgatttattaaaaataacatgttacATTAATGTGAACATTAAGCTACGTCATGCtgagtaaatgtaattaataCATGCATTATATCTTGACTAGAATTGGATTTATTGTATTCAGTATTTCTGAATACTTCTTTTCAGATCGTATGTGGTATTTTATCAACTTCAGATCTTCAAATTCTCTGCTTATTAATatgcaaatcaatacaataaGGTGCTATGACATCTAATCACATCATCTACTCTGTAGGAGGAGATTGTGATGTAATTATTAGGTTGCCATCATGCGTCGATCTTACGACGTTCTACCAAACTGTGtgcataaaatagaaaatgttctCCAATGCAGCAGCACGTGAACACATCTTTATTTGTACCCTCATCCCTCCCATCATACCACGCTGTGTCGTGACGGGGAGGGAGAGGGCAGCGGTGTTATGGAGACCGGCGTACGCAGTCCCTCGATCATGGACAAGATGCTCTCGGGCATGTCGGTGGCATCGTTGCACTGGTCCTGCCAGCTGCTCAGCTTTTCCGTCAGCATATCTCTGGCCTGTCCAGCAGGCGTAAGACATAAGAAAagttattaaaagaaaacatgagtaATCAGGAGAAACAGTGCGCATATTTTCATTGCTATGGTAACAAGATGCATTGTGGGCCCTGAGATTGTGGGTTTTGGTGATGCGGTTAGATTTAAAACTGTCGGAGGTATTCTCTGTGAGGTATAATCTGATGTACTTCAAGGTCAGAACACTACAGCTCCACATTAAGTCGACtattaaaatagattttcacCAACACCGCAAACATGGCCAGTGTCTTTTACCTTGTCATGGAAGTTTGCAAACTGGTAGGAAAACATGCAGTGTTTGTCCACCAGGAAACAGAAGCGtctcttctcctccagcagAGCTTCCTTGCAGCCGTCTGCGATGAACAACTGCATGTCCATCTGACGGCTCGTCAACGTTTCCAGGCACTGACAACATAAacatatgcacatatacagGTGTTCAGTACTTGCAAGTTCTCCGTCTATATACACGAGTGGAAACATAGTAAGTCGGTCTGAATGTTTTGCGATGAACAGTTTTTTGTTATGCGCTGTCTTACAAGCTGCCATGTTGAATAGATCATCACATTGTCTTATCTTCCCCTCCACATGGTTTGAAGCCCTCTAGTCCCTTTCACTGCTGATCTATAGACGAACCAGACAAGGGTATCCTAATCTCTCTCTTGCAGGGGATATGTATATAAGTCTAGAGTTTATTGTATTGACAGATTTGGTTGCATTTAGTGTTTAGTGAAaggacagagcagcagagggaggaggagacagggaACAGCAGTTGGAGGGAAGGTCTGTCTTATCTACACCAACAGCCTGGGATTATAAAAGGTCAGAAGGCTACTCAAAGGATTTTATCCTAGTgatgtgggtgtgtatgtgtaagtgcATGCACACAGTTTTCTGAAATCACTTAATCTTCAGCCTGGACCATTTATTTCAGCATATTTATTGTTAtggtttattttatatttcttttatgaacaaaaatgaacacagtGAAGTGGTTACTGTTGAATTTAAAAGGCTTCATACAGACTTATCTCCAAAGTAACTGCAGTAAATGTAGATATGAGTGAACTGAACTGAGAAGAATGGTTTCAGAAATGTAAATGCAGCAATAATGTGGGACTATTTTGTTATAAAACTATGGCACTATAGTCctggtgtgtgtatttgctgtgtgtgtatttgctgaTGTTGCCACCTTACGTTAATGGTTGGATTTGAATTCTGACTCATGCAATACATTTGAATAATATTCTAACCAcatggaacattttttttttataaaggaCCCGACTGTTCACATAACACATATTACTTCTTCTCAAAAAAGTAATACACGACACAGTCATTCAGAGCAAGTCAACTTTTTTAAACACTGTCTTTGCTCCCTCAATCCTTGTCACAGCTGCATGTGAGCTCCACATCGTCATCCTCATCTAACTGGCCGGAATTGGCGCTCCTATAACAGCTGTCAAAACAATAGCACACACCCTCTCTTTTCAGCTCTTACAGTTGTCCTCTCTGATAAAGCCTTAACTGGCTGAGGGCTTTATTTACTAAGGAGCTGGTGCATttatgggtaaaaaaaaaaaaaaaaaaattaggcgACTTTCATCTCCTGTGTTGACTGTGTGCTCAGAAACATACTGCACATGGAAATCCATTTGGTAGGagagtaaaaataaagatcATTGAAATGTGTAATTCccacttatttacttacttccCTCTGGGTTTAAGTATCCACAGTAAACATGCCCTCACATCTCATACAGAGAAAATAGTACTGCTGAATTATTTCTATAGAAACAGTCAGAAAGGATCATAGATAACACCAAATAAGTGAAGTAATGATATAATAGAAATTTAGGAATTGGTTAACATTTTGCGGATTCTATTATATAATATAACTTTGattatataaagtatatttgTTATCAGTAAGTAAAAAGTGTCAGTAATCTGACACTGGCATGATCTAcacctgtgtatgtgtattcAGTGACAAAAGCACCTGTAAACAGAGGCCATATCAGCCTTGTTCAAACAGCCCTGCCTGTCTACCTCACCACATAAGAAACTACCTGGAAGTCAGGAAGTCCTTAAATGAACCCGTCCATCAAGAGTGTTCTAAAAGTTGGTGTCTCACGCGGTACCCAACGTGATAATAGGCTTACTATTGTGGCTACAGGtcaaaaaataaactgatgCAAATTTCTGAAACAACATACACACCTACCTGAATAACAGTAAAAATAGATCTCTTCCCATCACCGCCTATCTGCTCTccctttatttctgtttgttcctGCCTCTGTATTTTCTAATGATCCCACTATGTTCTTAATTTAATCTCACTTTGCTGCTATAAAGGCAAGCTCTACTGCAACACGGAAGTCAGATTGGGTTTATGAGAAACTGTTGTATCACAGACCGCAGTCGCATACTGAAAACTTTGACTGACCTTCATGGTAATCAAAACAAAAGTATTATTCTGCTTTGTAAACTTCCAGAAAGTGTTTCACTCAGTTTGGCATGAAGGACTGTTGCATTATTTAACAGACAGTGGTAAAAACTGACAGACTGCACCGATCATCCATGTGATGTAAACATTTGTCTGAAAACTGGGTTTATTTTCACAAGGACGTAGAGTGAGACAAGGGTGTGGCTCAGCTCCACATTATTCcacatctactgtatatgaAGGAATAAACTAGCAGTTATATCTACGCataattatacattatacattataaaaacacagattttctAAGTTTTCATTATAAATTCATCATTATAAATGTAATCAAAAATGTAGAAACCCTCAGTATTTTTCCCCCTAGAGACATAGAGAATTTACCCCACTACCTactaaatatgaaatatttccaACAGACCACCTGATGAACACAACAAAGACCCCGTATCTCCAAATATGTATTCATCACTAGCATTCATTTAGATAATTGAGTTGTTCTATGGGGTAATTATACTATCATTAATTACGTTTTTCCTTGGAAAAACATACACCTGCATTTCATGCCAACAAAAGATCatttaaactgaactgaatcgagggagagacaaagagagagaaaaggacagTGAACACCTTTCCAGAACTGTGGGAGTGGGCGGCATAATATCTAACGAGTAGATGAGGAAACAAAGAGGGAGTGTGAAATGCTATTTCGACGTAGAAATagcatttctctccctctctctctgtcatacacacacacaccctcttaATCACTTTACATCTGTCAACACTGCAGTGAGCCTGTTGCTACGGACAACCTGTGTTTATCCCAAGAACTATAggtaagaaagaaagagggatggCAACTGAGAGGTAAGgcataaagagaaaaacacatctcCGCATGTCCCTCTTTGACACGCAAGAGAATTGATATACATCTAAATCTTTGTTAATCCAATGTAGAGAGGGTAAAACTTAGGCTGACTTTTTCTTGAGATTCTTTTAATCAATTGTCTGACACTTGTGACAGCTCTCccactctcttttttcccccccccaTCTCTACTGTGTGATGGATCGTTCCCTGGCTTTGAAGTGTCTTTGGTGTCTTGTGAATCATCTACTGCTGTAAGCTCCCGACTCTAAGCTGTGAcaccctgtctgtctgtgtaccgGCCCATCTCTGTCTATGTCGGGTGTCTAAATCCTAATACCTGGCCTTAAATCAGACAAGTGAGCAACAACAGCGTGCGAACACTCATTCTTGGGTGGGAAAGGGCgggaggagagaggggtggggaggagaggggaaacaGTTGAAGGTGAAAGAGGGATAGAGATGGAGTTAAAAGTGTGAAAGTGCGGgggaaagacaaaacaaaagagacgaaacaaatgacagaaaaaaaagtttaaaaagataaatagaGAGACAGAGTTGACATGCAGGTCTCAGGAAATTTGTCATTTCTTGGGAAGTCACTGGCACTTGATAAAGTTAAGAAAAATATTCTTTGCCACTATTTTTGTTACTATCAAGTATTTTCTCTGGGTAATGATAAATCAAAGTTCATGTAGAAGGTTAAATCTGCAATAAACCTTAAGAAGTGATGGTAACACACTCATATTCCTTCATTAAAGTGTGTAATTCTGTTTTTGgttgtctctctctacctctctctcactttcagCGTGTTTGTGTCAGTGAGGCCGTTCCCTCTGCCAGGCTAGGCTAGTGTTGACAGAATACACAAAccctaaaaacattcacagacgcacacaaacacacacctagGTGAACAGGCTGCCTGACTGGATCGATGGTAGGCGGGTTACGTAAGATCTGAGGCTGCTGCGCTCTCGGGGTCGTGGCTTCGAGGTTAAAGTCATCTGCAATTTTCATTCTTCACGGTTGCTGTTGGGGTGTGGTGGCAACATATAATGACAACTTAAACTAGCTATAATGACTTCACTTTCCACAGTGACTAACTGTCCGCTGACGTAAACCGCCAATGTTAACGGTGACAAAATCGGAAGGACCAAAATGAACCATGAGTGATAGTTATTGCCAAAAAACTCAAGGTCATTTGGTTGTCCAGATGTCCATTCAGGATCAGATGACTGGCAGCGTGAAGAGAGTGCAGCACTCGTATATATGCAGATATTGTATAGATAGTACAATGATTTATATATAGTAAGTCTAGTCGACATTCTTCCTTGTTTGCTTGCTTCTTTGTGCATCTGTCTATCTGCAAGGTGGTGCGGGGGGGAACTGCATGCAGGTGTGTTCGTGGTGTGGCTGAGCCCGACAACAAACGCAGATCTTCTCCTGCATGACTGCGCAGACCAGACACTTCAAACATTGTCCCCAACTACTGTTACACTGGCTTTGACATGGTGCGTCTCAGGTGTCAAGGTTTGtcaatgtatgtgtgtctgtgtaattATGTGCACGCACATATGAATACTcctgtgggtgtttgtgtgtgtatcgaGGAAAGAGCGTACACCGTACACGGGTCATGTGTCGGTAGATGTGTCTGCGTCCGTCTCACCTCGCTCTCCTTGTTTTCATACTTGGTGGCGTTCTTGCCTTGGCTCTTTCGCCTCagcttcttcagttctgacTGGGATCTCTCCAGAGAATCCTGCTTCACCTTGTGCTCCATCTGGTATCTCTTAAATGTGGCCTGGAGCAGAGGAAAGATCCTTATGAATGCTGATATTTGACAGAATCTCGTCACGTAGCAGAAATCAAGAGTGAGGTTGCGCTTTTAGAATGACTGGCTCGATGTAGTTTTGCAATTTCAGTGGAGTGGTATAAagattgggggaaaaaaaatttggggattttttttttttagttacaTAGTAGCTCATGGGGGTTTAGACACATGACAAACCTCAGTTTGTATACTCGACATAACCAAAATTGTAATGAAACAAACTTATGTCACATGATCAAGTATGCTGTAAGGTTTTATAGAATAaactagggctgggcaatatattgatattatatcgatatcgtgatatgagactagatgtcatcttagattttggatgcTTAAATATCGTaatatggcataagtgttgtcttttcctgtttttcatgGCTGCATTACAGGAAAgtgaacttaccagactgttctattatttgcctttacccacttcatcattatatccacattactaatgattatttatcaaaaatctcattgtttaagtattttgtgaaagcacaaatagtcatccctacaatattgtcgcaATATCTATAGTATAtcatatattgtgatatttgattctgtccatattgcccagccctagaATAAACCATTTCTGAAACACGTTATAATTACTGTTATTCTATTTGATGTTGTTGGCGTTTTATCAATATATCTGATTCCATAGAGTAGACTGATGCATACTGTTTAGTGCCTTGATAATGTAATAAGTGGTATCATCATATTTTTGGTGAAGATGAAAATTTGACATTAGATAATTAGTATAATGATAGTATAATTACACATACAGCTACTTTTGTGCACATTTGCATCTGTAACACACTTGCGGGCGGCAAGCCAGAACTATCATCGACTcccatttgaaataaaaaaaaaaaaaaaacaagaaaaaaaaacatgcttgaTGTACCACTTTGATGAGTGTTGCTTCtggaaaataaaactgtatttttttcttctgtgttgttgttgcagcaataacttccatttacaaaatacattaattacCATGACTTAAGTCATAAAGACAGGCAATTATAACACTGAATTGCAGCACTGGATGAGATTATGGTTCAAGTGTTTGAGTGTAAATGAAACACCCGATGTCATTCAATGATCAGAgtttttcatccatccatcctccatACTGTACCGGCTCATCCTGTGCATGATCACAATCATTATTAATCAACTACTTTACACTAAGGCTTTtaattgtgtatttgtgcttcCCCATGATTCCCTGTAGTCCactaataaatatgaaaaatactCTAGACAATAAACCAATGAtgagaacaaacaacataaaaaatacttttatatgGAAGTGTCACGAAGGGGATGGATGAAGAGCTGCTGCTACAgaatgactctctctctctctctctctctctcacacacacacacacacgtacacagaaACTACTCACTGTCATGTATTTGACATCCATGTCAGTCTTTCTCTCCAGCTCGGTTATTATCTCCCTGTGGAACCTCTTAAACttcaggtgaggaggaggaggggacaagagagaggagatgggaAGAAGACACACTGGTGATTATAAACTTGATGGGAGGATGGAGGAGTGCTACACTGTGTCAGCAGCAAACAGGGAAAATATTGTAAGTCTCAAAAAAGAGAAACGCAGAGTGATCGTTTAGAGTGTATTCGTGCGTGTGTGCGGGGGTGACAGCTGAGTCCAAGGTTGCGCTTATGAATGAGTCAGAAACAAAGCGTGGGAATGCCCACAGACTTCTCTCagtttctccctttctctttcagCTCTGGCTCTCTCTCATTAGTATGAGGGTGTCGAAGCTCCCATCGCCGCAGCCTTGTTGCCACACAGTGCCGGCGCCCACATGGGGCAGATCAATGAACTGGAAGGCCCCgttacaaaacacacacagagaggaccACAGAGACCTTGTCACACACATAACAAACACCCCTCGATGTTGGTGAAAGGTTTTCTTctatcgttttttttttctgactcgTATTGATGCTGTGACTCACCAACTGGAGTCCATTAACAAGTCAACCCACCCACTGATGCTGTTAGCAACAATGTCTCAGAGGAGTGCCTCACAACTTTTCTGCCCCAAGGGTCTCATTTAACAGGTTATTTTCAGACTGTGGTATTAATTATTTTCCTGAGCAGCAATCTTGTGCATTTTAATAGAAGAATCTTCTTGCTACTATGTCAAGATTTACTATAGTTCACGGCTGAAATTATCTAATCAATTAGTGGATGGAAAGAACATTAATCAAAAACAATTtgaataatcagttaatcattttaagtaatttatcaaatgAAAATCCTCTAATTATCCAGTGTGAGAATTTacagcttttctctgtctcatatAATCACAGTCTACATCCCTTTGAGTTTTAACTGTTGTTCTGACAAAATAAACTATTGACACTTTGGGTTCTGGAAACTTTCCATGAGTATGCGTCCACTACCTTGGTATTTTAAAGACTAAACttatttaactgaaaaaataatcaacagattaatcaataatgaatataatccTTATTTGCAGTCCTACTGtggtgttagcattagcatacaGTAAGCTTTCTGACTGCAGTTACAGCTGGTGTTTTCTCAGGGCATGTTCAGGCCTGCCCCCTGTTTACAGTCAGAACAACTGCTCCTACAACTCAGACCTGTTGTTTCCCTTTCTCTGCCTGTCCATGGTGCTACTGTAGTCgatgtgggggtgggggggggttcaGAGAGTGAGAGTGTCAGACGAAGTGCATTTGAAGTGAGGCAATGCAATTTGGGAGCAATTAGGTTATGCAGGAATTTTCAGGAAGTATGTACACGCAAAACTCAAGTGCAAAAACGTATCTTGCTCTCACATTTTCCTCCAGCTCAAGATGAACCTTCCTGTGGACTTCTGAGATCCCCATCAGCACTACACCTGCCagacagagagaacaagagaaggaggaagagaaacaaTGTACTGGTTAATGTCTGATGAAAAACAGACTAGCAGTAATCCATTTGTTTGGTGTTATTagctttttctttctgtctttgctgaACAGAACaaataatctgatctaaaaGATCTTTTGCAACACTGACACCAGTGTCCAATCACAGTGAGCAGAAATGAATTAATGTATTGCTGTAAAATGATGCACGTCATTTGCAACCCCAAAAACTATCGAATGTCACCGGCAACAGATTATGTTACAAAGGATTTCCTTCGTTGAGAGGAAACGAAAATAAACACATGTGCCTGGACCAGAAAAACTGGACCACCTACTGCTTAGCTAATCAAAAAGAGCTCAGGTGGCAGGAAGCCACATATTATAACTTTCTGTCTTTGCATGTTGCTCACCAAATCAAATTAGGATTATAGAGCACAATCATTAAGttgaaaattgtaattaaattTCCTATTGACCTTCCTGCTGCAGTGATCACTGTCAGTGATTTAAAAGTgaacataaaaatgatcaaaaatcaTATTTGAATTCACAGTACttcacaattatttttaagAATCTCTCATTAAAAGAAGcatacaacaaacaaatgaatatgAAGCTTGCTTTAACAAAAAGTAAAACGTTAATGTGctaaaatcaaacaataaacCCGTACTTCAAGGCTCTGCAGCATTATGCAACACTGAGAACACCAATCTGAGCCAGATGGCCTTCAAGCTGACTTGTGTCTGTTTCTATCATACTGTCTGTGGCCTGGATAGCGTTCACAGATTGAAAAAGCccctgaatgtgtgtgtttacacactCAAGTGTACGTGTTTGGCTGGTGCGGTCCCTTGACAAACACCATTTTTAACACCCCTTGTGGCTGGTAGACACAGAGGGaca is from Thunnus maccoyii chromosome 18, fThuMac1.1, whole genome shotgun sequence and encodes:
- the baiap2l1b gene encoding brain-specific angiogenesis inhibitor 1-associated protein 2-like protein 1b, producing the protein MSRSAEEVNKLTESTYKNVMDQFNPGLRNLVNLGKNYEKSVAAMTLAGKLYFDAMSKIGENAAVSPVSRELGVVLMGISEVHRKVHLELEENFKRFHREIITELERKTDMDVKYMTATFKRYQMEHKVKQDSLERSQSELKKLRRKSQGKNATKYENKESECLETLTSRQMDMQLFIADGCKEALLEEKRRFCFLVDKHCMFSYQFANFHDKARDMLTEKLSSWQDQCNDATDMPESILSMIEGLRTPVSITPLPSPSPSRHSVNISAPPAPPLKAQTSPLVNMFTPENNTTTAPTMTNNSTDHGNSEEGSLARSVSVATGLNNIVKRPRVRTIFPHTAGNNNTLLSFDEGEAIILLIPDEKDGWMYGEMEKNGKRGWFPSSYCRALSEPLVNNNSVSAAPYRSRSVVNLHHQDTETDEATMVLPPADYCDSPQRNPIKNSTSPTVTTNNNHQHSPTPSAASSSSDHNTTNQPNGISRPPPAYLAGGNPFATVRLRPTVTNDRSAPVI